In Terriglobales bacterium, a single genomic region encodes these proteins:
- a CDS encoding amino acid permease: MRRGGEGPCWARESIPSTGAVKLASQLFAKKSIDKLIADSEESEHRLRRTLGPWSLTALGIGAIIGSGIFVLTGTAAAGEHSALSIWHAQVADLFTNLIQHHSLAGTIMHGRPPAGPAIAISFILVAVACSFAGLCYAELASMIPIAGSAYTYTYATLGELIAWIIGWDLILEYAVSNVAVAVGFGGYVSAQLDAFGLHIPEKWASPVYSGGWTGSYFNVPAFLIVFILTVLLVRGVRESAEANNVMVAIKMGAILVFLVVGGMLVRPANWHPFSPSGFPGILSGGAIIFFTYIGFDSVSTAAEESRHPQKDIPFGIIASLIICTILYVGVALVLLGMMRYDTFGVSPAKDAPVAYALHTLGAKPLWQAVIVIGALMGMISSLLVFQYGQTRIWFAMSRDGLLPGLFSTLHKRFRTPHWSTWIAGALVGIPAGIVDIGEAADLSNIGTLFAFVLVSLGVLVLRRTQPDRPRGFKVPFVPLFPILSVVLCVALMSGLLVITWARFFAWLIIGLVIYFSYSRFRSEFAKGRAPVVRSQ; the protein is encoded by the coding sequence ATCCGGCGCGGCGGAGAAGGGCCGTGCTGGGCCCGCGAGTCGATCCCGTCCACAGGAGCGGTCAAGCTGGCCAGCCAACTCTTCGCCAAGAAGTCCATCGACAAGCTGATCGCGGACTCGGAGGAATCCGAGCACCGGCTGAGAAGGACGCTGGGACCGTGGAGCCTGACCGCGCTGGGCATCGGCGCCATCATCGGTTCCGGCATCTTCGTGCTCACGGGCACGGCGGCGGCGGGCGAGCACTCCGCGCTCTCCATCTGGCATGCCCAGGTCGCCGACCTGTTCACCAACCTCATCCAGCACCACTCGCTGGCGGGCACCATCATGCACGGGCGCCCGCCCGCCGGCCCCGCCATCGCCATCTCCTTCATCCTGGTGGCGGTGGCCTGCAGCTTCGCCGGGCTGTGCTATGCCGAGCTGGCCTCCATGATCCCCATCGCCGGCTCCGCCTACACCTACACTTACGCCACCCTGGGCGAATTGATCGCCTGGATCATCGGCTGGGACCTGATCCTGGAATACGCCGTCTCCAACGTGGCGGTGGCGGTGGGCTTCGGCGGCTACGTCAGCGCCCAACTGGACGCCTTCGGGCTGCACATCCCGGAAAAATGGGCCTCGCCGGTCTATTCCGGCGGCTGGACCGGCTCGTATTTCAATGTTCCGGCCTTCCTGATCGTCTTCATCCTGACCGTGCTGCTGGTGCGCGGGGTGCGCGAGTCGGCCGAGGCCAACAACGTGATGGTCGCCATCAAGATGGGCGCCATCCTGGTCTTCCTGGTGGTGGGCGGGATGCTGGTGCGGCCCGCCAACTGGCACCCCTTCTCCCCCAGCGGCTTCCCCGGGATCCTGTCGGGCGGCGCCATCATCTTCTTCACCTACATCGGCTTCGATTCCGTCTCGACGGCGGCGGAGGAGTCGCGCCATCCCCAGAAGGACATCCCCTTCGGCATCATCGCCTCGCTCATCATCTGCACCATCCTCTACGTGGGCGTGGCGCTGGTGCTGCTGGGCATGATGCGCTACGACACCTTCGGGGTCAGCCCCGCCAAGGACGCCCCCGTGGCCTACGCGCTGCACACCCTGGGGGCCAAGCCGCTGTGGCAGGCGGTGATCGTGATCGGGGCGCTGATGGGGATGATCTCCTCGCTCCTGGTCTTCCAGTACGGGCAGACGCGCATCTGGTTCGCCATGTCGCGCGACGGGCTGCTGCCGGGCCTGTTCTCCACCCTGCACAAGCGCTTCCGGACGCCGCACTGGTCCACCTGGATCGCGGGCGCGCTGGTGGGCATCCCCGCCGGCATCGTGGACATCGGCGAGGCCGCCGACCTCTCCAACATCGGGACCCTCTTCGCCTTCGTGCTGGTCTCGCTGGGGGTGCTGGTGCTGCGGCGCACTCAGCCCGACCGCCCTCGCGGGTTCAAGGTGCCCTTCGTGCCCCTGTTTCCCATCCTCTCGGTGGTGCTGTGCGTGGCCCTGATGAGCGGGCTGCTGGTCATCACCTGGGCGCGCTTCTTCGCATGGCTGATCATCGGGCTGGTGATCTACTTCTCCTACAGCCGTTTCCGCAGCGAGTTCGCGAAAGGCCGGGCGCCAGTGGTCAGGAGCCAGTAG